A genome region from Vicinamibacterales bacterium includes the following:
- a CDS encoding DUF58 domain-containing protein, which translates to MAMKATGGEVRFLDPAVVARIGSMELRARTVVEGFLSGLHRSPFKGFSVEFAEYRQYLPGDDLSTIDWKVYARSDRYYVKKFDEETNVECHLLLDVSGSMGYGSRDVTKLAYGSYLTASLAYLMNRQRDAVGFIAFDDNIVTHLPPSARPGHLRSVLLALNQLSLGTRSNVAKPLHQLADSLVKRGVVVLLSDLLDDPVKTIQGLKHLRFRGTDIVVFHLLDHDELTFPYDRLTRFRDMETSDEVMAAPLEVRDHYLGEIESLVSHYKRELGLVGIDYQLVDTSKSLDFALMSYLSTRSRRQ; encoded by the coding sequence ATGGCGATGAAGGCGACGGGAGGTGAAGTTCGCTTTCTTGATCCAGCCGTCGTTGCTCGTATTGGCTCCATGGAATTGCGGGCACGGACCGTCGTCGAAGGATTCTTGTCAGGGTTACACAGAAGTCCATTTAAAGGTTTCAGCGTTGAATTTGCAGAATACCGACAGTACCTTCCAGGTGACGATCTATCGACGATTGACTGGAAGGTTTATGCCCGAAGCGATCGTTACTACGTTAAGAAATTCGACGAGGAAACCAACGTAGAGTGTCACCTTCTACTCGACGTCAGCGGCTCGATGGGTTACGGATCCCGAGATGTTACTAAATTAGCGTACGGTTCGTATTTAACAGCATCGCTTGCCTACTTGATGAATCGTCAACGTGATGCGGTAGGATTTATTGCGTTCGACGACAATATCGTTACCCACCTACCACCGAGCGCTCGTCCTGGGCATCTAAGGTCAGTGCTGCTAGCGCTAAACCAGTTATCTCTGGGTACTCGCTCTAACGTGGCGAAGCCACTTCACCAATTGGCTGACTCATTAGTTAAACGTGGAGTTGTTGTTTTGCTTTCTGACCTGCTTGACGATCCAGTAAAGACAATTCAAGGTCTAAAGCATCTTCGTTTCCGTGGTACAGACATCGTTGTTTTTCATCTCTTGGATCATGATGAGCTTACGTTTCCATACGATCGGCTAACGCGTTTTCGCGATATGGAGACGTCAGACGAGGTGATGGCAGCTCCGCTCGAAGTACGTGACCACTATTTAGGTGAGATTGAATCACTTGTGTCTCATTACAAGCGCGAACTTGGTCTGGTCGGGATTGATTACCAACTTGTGGATACATCCAAGTCACTGGATTTCGCACTCATGAGTTATTTGTCGACACGCAGCCGCCGTCAGTAG
- a CDS encoding AAA family ATPase has translation METISETTATELAERVRHGRKQILAELRKVIVGQDECIDQVLIALFTGGHCLITGVPGLAKTLMIKTLADILDLTFGRIQFTPDLMPADITGTEILDEESGHRALRFVKGPIFSQIILADEINRTPPKTQAALLEAMQEYHVTAAGRTYQLDQPFFVLATQNPIELEGTYPLPEAQLDRFMFNIVMTYLSEDQEVRVVTETTGASREPASCVLRGSDITDFQKLIRQVYVSEEVARYAVRLVDASRPGRRANLDFIQQWVKWGAGLRASQALILGGKARALMHGRFHVSVGDVAALAPPILRHRIITNFYAESEEVDSDKLVTQLLEAVPPPRSEM, from the coding sequence ATGGAAACAATATCGGAGACCACTGCAACCGAATTGGCAGAGCGCGTTAGGCATGGCCGCAAGCAGATCCTCGCTGAACTACGGAAGGTGATTGTTGGTCAAGACGAGTGCATCGATCAGGTGTTAATTGCACTCTTTACGGGTGGACACTGTCTGATCACTGGCGTTCCGGGACTAGCGAAAACCTTAATGATTAAGACTTTGGCAGATATCTTGGATTTGACCTTTGGAAGGATCCAGTTCACACCTGACTTGATGCCAGCCGACATTACTGGAACCGAGATTCTTGACGAGGAAAGCGGGCATCGGGCGCTGCGTTTCGTTAAAGGACCGATATTTTCACAAATCATTCTGGCCGACGAAATTAATCGAACGCCACCAAAAACGCAGGCGGCCCTGCTTGAGGCGATGCAAGAATACCATGTTACGGCAGCGGGTCGGACCTATCAACTCGACCAACCCTTCTTTGTTTTAGCCACCCAAAACCCGATTGAGTTGGAAGGTACATATCCGTTACCTGAAGCGCAACTTGATCGGTTTATGTTTAACATCGTAATGACCTATCTTTCGGAGGACCAAGAGGTACGTGTTGTTACGGAAACGACTGGAGCCAGCCGAGAGCCGGCCTCGTGTGTTTTGCGCGGCTCTGACATTACCGATTTTCAGAAATTAATTCGACAAGTGTATGTCTCTGAAGAGGTAGCACGCTATGCAGTCCGTTTAGTGGATGCCTCCCGCCCAGGCCGACGTGCGAACCTTGACTTTATTCAGCAGTGGGTGAAATGGGGGGCCGGCTTACGTGCCTCGCAGGCGTTGATTCTCGGAGGAAAGGCTCGTGCACTTATGCACGGGCGGTTCCATGTTTCCGTTGGTGATGTTGCGGCGTTAGCACCGCCGATCCTTCGCCATCGGATAATCACGAACTTCTACGCTGAGTCTGAGGAGGTCGATTCTGATAAGTTGGTGACTCAACTTCTTGAGGCGGTTCCGCCGCCCCGGAGTGAGATGTAA
- a CDS encoding DUF4159 domain-containing protein translates to MKRARSAEMQSYAVRTVFAVGVLVALAVIAQPLVARVHEQISIVSGNRFVGLEWTFVRVRYTSITMNEARFRQYWNEPWAIDAPAAEQNLSRRLSRLTSIKVNDPIVVTLDEERIWEYPWLYFVEPGNLQLGADEVTRLREFLLRGGTITFDDFHGPIEWDHFVAQISKVLPEYDIVDLESDHPIFSCFYKIDSYPQIPGLGAFFSGRTWEKGGFVPRLRAVLDDEGRPMVLINWNTDMGDGWEWSNAEEYPGYIKYTGQSYRMMINEIIYVLTH, encoded by the coding sequence ATGAAGCGAGCACGTAGTGCGGAGATGCAGAGTTACGCAGTGCGGACAGTTTTCGCGGTGGGAGTGCTGGTGGCTCTCGCGGTCATCGCACAGCCGCTCGTTGCGCGTGTACACGAACAAATTTCAATAGTTTCGGGTAACCGATTCGTCGGTTTGGAGTGGACGTTTGTACGCGTTCGATATACCTCAATAACAATGAACGAGGCTAGGTTTCGTCAGTATTGGAACGAGCCGTGGGCTATCGACGCGCCGGCAGCCGAGCAAAACCTCTCTCGTCGCCTTTCACGGCTCACTTCTATCAAGGTGAATGATCCGATCGTTGTAACACTGGACGAAGAACGGATCTGGGAATATCCGTGGCTCTATTTTGTGGAGCCTGGCAATCTCCAATTGGGAGCGGATGAGGTTACGAGGTTGCGCGAGTTTTTATTGCGTGGTGGAACCATCACGTTCGATGATTTCCATGGGCCGATTGAATGGGACCACTTTGTCGCACAGATTTCAAAGGTGCTACCTGAGTATGACATTGTCGATCTTGAGTCAGATCATCCGATTTTTAGCTGTTTCTACAAGATTGATTCCTATCCTCAGATTCCAGGGTTAGGTGCTTTTTTTAGTGGCCGAACGTGGGAAAAGGGCGGCTTTGTGCCACGGCTACGTGCTGTGCTAGATGATGAGGGCCGCCCAATGGTTCTCATCAACTGGAATACTGATATGGGGGACGGCTGGGAGTGGTCGAACGCTGAAGAGTATCCAGGTTACATCAAGTACACGGGACAGTCGTATCGAATGATGATCAATGAGATCATCTACGTATTGACCCATTGA